GGGCGGCGCGGCTGGTGCGGTTTGCGCCGTACGTGGAGGGCACGGTGAAGTTCGGGTATCCGGAGCACCTCGCGTCGCCCATCGGCCTGGTGCTGCTCGCGGCGGCGCTGCTGTATGTGATCCCGCGCACGGCCGTGCTCGGCGCCATCCTGCTGACTGGCTACCTGGGCGGCGCCACGGCGTCGCACGTGCGTGTGGAAGACCCGTTCTTTCTCTTCGCGGCGACGTTCGGCGTGCTGGTCTGGGCGGGGCTGTACCTGCGCGAGCCGCGGCTGCGCGCGCTGATTCCGCTGCGGGCCTGAGCTGCCGCGTCGCCGCCGACGCGGAGCGCGGCTGACGATTATCTGGAGACACTGGATGCGCGCTTCGACGCGAATGGCGATCACAGCGCGCACCGTTCTCGGTCTTGGACTGGTCATGGCCTGCGCCGAATCAGCCGCGGCGCAGACCGTGACGGCGTTCAGCATGCGGCTGGACAACGACATCCTGGCGCTCCGCGGCCGCGGAGCGCCTCCCGACT
The nucleotide sequence above comes from Longimicrobium sp.. Encoded proteins:
- a CDS encoding DoxX family protein translates to MQTTATIDQGRPAAGFARAATAVQPGRGMVWARRAISGFVSVFLLFDGAARLVRFAPYVEGTVKFGYPEHLASPIGLVLLAAALLYVIPRTAVLGAILLTGYLGGATASHVRVEDPFFLFAATFGVLVWAGLYLREPRLRALIPLRA